The Dehalococcoidia bacterium genome window below encodes:
- the tilS gene encoding tRNA lysidine(34) synthetase TilS has translation MLKHSSDYLIYKRIPNNVLAGKKKIIVGCSGGPDSTLLLNILYQKIKNAKENIIVCHINFKLRGTDSDNDELMVIESCKKLNLRLLKFEFDLSSHKSGIQEKARNYRIQKFFDLSRKLDTSYIFLGHNQDDHIETILLNITRGTNINGLKGIRSKKIIQRNKKRITLFRPLIDIQKKEIEKLCKEKKIKFRLDRSNKSNFYSRNLIRNKIIPELEKINPNIRKSINNLSKIIDKESSNKILYNNEFEGMNLAQAKAIILDRLNNLKNSEKGYFFSYDHHQMIEDVLLGKSKSENLPGDIILNEKDGYFILENLKNKRKQEDFKLKIKMPGKARINEQITLVSKIINTPSNLIINNENKIFISEKFINKNLYIRSKRDGDRLHQSKDMAFSSRVKKIISNNKKKKENVLLLCTEKQILWIIGVRQSIDSYVQKKDKKVLELSLLKNSI, from the coding sequence ATGTTAAAACATAGTTCAGATTATCTTATATATAAAAGAATTCCTAATAATGTTCTTGCAGGGAAAAAGAAAATAATAGTTGGATGTTCAGGTGGACCCGATTCAACATTATTATTAAATATACTTTACCAAAAAATCAAGAATGCTAAAGAAAATATAATTGTTTGCCATATAAATTTCAAATTAAGAGGAACAGATTCTGATAATGATGAACTAATGGTAATTGAAAGTTGTAAAAAATTAAACTTAAGACTACTTAAATTTGAATTTGACTTGAGTTCTCATAAGTCAGGAATTCAAGAAAAGGCAAGAAATTATAGAATTCAAAAGTTTTTTGATCTATCTAGGAAATTAGATACTAGTTATATTTTCTTAGGTCATAATCAAGATGACCACATTGAAACTATTCTTTTGAATATTACTAGAGGAACAAATATTAATGGATTAAAAGGAATAAGAAGCAAAAAAATAATTCAAAGAAATAAAAAAAGAATTACTCTTTTTCGGCCTTTGATTGATATTCAAAAAAAAGAAATAGAAAAATTATGTAAAGAAAAAAAAATTAAGTTTAGATTGGATAGGTCGAATAAATCAAATTTTTATTCAAGAAACTTAATTAGAAACAAGATTATTCCAGAACTGGAAAAAATTAATCCTAACATAAGAAAGTCGATTAATAATTTATCTAAAATAATTGATAAAGAATCAAGTAATAAAATTCTTTATAATAATGAATTTGAAGGAATGAACTTAGCCCAAGCAAAAGCAATTATTTTAGATAGATTAAATAATTTAAAAAATTCTGAAAAAGGATATTTTTTTTCTTATGATCACCATCAAATGATTGAAGATGTGCTATTAGGAAAATCAAAATCTGAGAATTTACCTGGTGATATTATTTTAAATGAAAAAGATGGTTATTTTATTCTTGAAAACCTTAAGAATAAGAGGAAACAAGAGGATTTCAAGTTAAAAATAAAAATGCCTGGTAAAGCAAGAATTAATGAACAAATAACATTAGTTTCTAAAATAATAAATACTCCATCAAATCTGATTATAAATAATGAAAATAAAATATTTATAAGTGAAAAATTTATTAATAAAAATTTATATATCAGATCAAAAAGAGACGGAGACAGGTTGCATCAATCTAAAGACATGGCATTTTCAAGTAGAGTAAAAAAAATCATTTCAAATAATAAAAAAAAGAAAGAAAATGTGCTTTTACTTTGCACCGAAAAACAGATTTTATGGATTATTGGAGTTAGACAATCAATTGATTCATATGTCCAAAAGAAAGATAAAAAAGTATTAGAGTTATCTTTACTAAAAAATTCTATTTAA